GCGACGAACAGAATGCACGACTAGTCATTCTTCGTCCTGCTTGTCCAGTTCCATGGTATTACAGTGTTAAGTGTTCGATTGGGATTCGTCTGCAGGTAGGTCAGGATAGGCGCTGAAGGCGACTGGCTCTCCTTCGCATCGTATGGAGACTGAGCGTGTCGAGGCAACAGCTTAGGTGGACATAcaccatgtcgtcgccgccggagaGAGATGGCGTGGCCTTCAATGCGACGGTCCGAATTGGCATTACAAGCTCGTGTCTATCAGTTTAGCTCTAGATGTATCCGAGAGGCAGAGAACGGCGAGGTGAGTGGCAGCATCAATTGCTGTGAACGTGTATATGAGTGCGCGTACTTAATTGGCTAGGAATGCCCGAATAACGATAATGCAAGGGCGCCTATAATAGTGGTAACGCTTGGCACAGCATTACTCATTATTAGCCACGAGGACACGCATGGTGTTCTGTATGTCAACCTTTGCCAATAGTGATGTTCGAATGAAACACGCCTTGGGTTTCTATTTGGTTCATAAGCATGACGAATGAAAGAGTGAATTAGTGCGACTGAGGTAGGCACCTGTTGAAGGGGATTTCTCATTTTATGCAGCCATTTCCCCCGTGTCATCTCCGACTTCCTAACCTTTCTGGGATATTTCCTTTGCCAAAGAAGACTCAAGGCCTTCAAAGGCGCGTGAGATCCCCCCGCCTTTGATTTCTTCGCTCGAACGAAGCACACTCGCCCTTGTAGCTATCAACTGACACCACTGTAAACAGCGGTAAGCTTGGGAAACTTCTCAATGCGCTTATCCCAACAGGCTATTAATGTCTCCTTCGTACTCAGAGCCTGTTCCAGCCTTAATGAACTTCTTAATGCTGCGGACCCTCGGATTATCGGTCGAGTGCAGAGACCTGAGAAGTGCGGGCTTCTCCTTCCGGAACCAGACTCTCGTACAGTTTGGGCCGCATTGCTCATCCGCGCGTTCCTGTGTGAGGTACACGTAGACGTCGTTGATGCATAGTTCAGCTAGCGCCTTCGAGGCAGGGTCCCAAAAGTTCCTCAGTGCCTCATCCCAGCTAGGCCAGTAGCCCTTATATTCCTGGCTAGTCTGGTAGGGTGCCCACTCAGTCTTCTCCTCGATCAACATTTCAAGGGTATATCGGCCGTGGGACCGGGCAAAGCGTTGTGATTCTTCAATGGACACCCCCGACCAGAAGACGATCTTACTACGGATGTCGTTGTTCTGAGTGACATTGGTCAAGTACGCCGTAATCTCCAACTCCGTAGGAGGTGAGCGTTTCTCGATCGAATGGATTTCGCTATGCCCATTCGGCGCCTCGGCAAGAGCGTAAGCAATGTCCTTGTCTGATGGACGCAATTTGGTTAGTATTGACGACGAGTGACCTTGGCAGACTGCCAGTCTCCAAACCTAGTAGGTTCTTTAGACTCACCGTTGGCTTCTACCGGGGCACCATAGACACTGATAGCCAAGGTCGATGCAAGGACAAGGGAGAGTGCTTGTTTAAGGAAAAGCATGGTGGCTTAGCGAATGCTCTCAAGAGAGCTTTTTGAGGTTCAAATTCAGTGTGATTCTGCAGTGTTTGTGCCTTTCCAGTTGGTTACGGGTTGCTGCGCTGCTCCGGCCTCTTTATACATGTTTTCCATGCAGTCAAGTAACGCTCTACCTCGCGGATTTGAATCCTAGCAACAAGGTTCTAGACGGTACCAAGGATCTTGCGCACGTAGTGGAATCTTTCTGACAAAATCACTTGAATGAGAGGGATGTGGCTTTAGCAGGGACAACCACAACATGGCCTGGCCGCATAGATCTCATCTCTTTGGTCTGACTGTATGGTACGAGCATAGAGGTAATCATCATTTCGAAAAGAGCCGCCTGCCAATGGCGATCCCGACCTGCCTTTCGGTGTGGATGCAAATACACCTTAGCAAGTTACGGGTAGGCTATGCGAGGAGCCAAGCTGGTCTAAGTGGGTAGCATTCTATTCAATCTCACGTATGCTATAATATAGCACCTATATTTCACCTTAGTAAGGCGAATAATAAGAAAAGTGGCATTCATTTACGGGATTAGTAAAAAGTTCCATTAGGCTACGCCAAGGAGAATGATATCTCTGACAAAGCGGATAAGCGACCTCCGTTATCTAGACTGCATCAAATCAAGGCCCGGTTTTATGCCGAGAAAAGTCGCAACATTGATGATCCGAATGCGCTCAACGCACGATGGCACAGAATTTTCTAGAATGATTGTTCTTCTTCACCACACGAGAGGTGGTCCTAGCTCCACCGTCAAAATGGTACATAGGTGGCGAAACAACGAAAGCTTACAGACCGACACCAATATCTTGGATATCTTCTGTGAACTTTCAATTTCCGGATAATCAACGGCACGCGTTCAAAAGAGAACGTTGCCATCTTTTGA
Above is a genomic segment from Purpureocillium takamizusanense chromosome 2, complete sequence containing:
- a CDS encoding uncharacterized protein (EggNog:ENOG503PSK4~COG:S~SECRETED:SignalP(1-22~SECRETED:cutsite=VYG-AP~SECRETED:prob=0.8107)), whose protein sequence is MLFLKQALSLVLASTLAISVYGAPVEANDKDIAYALAEAPNGHSEIHSIEKRSPPTELEITAYLTNVTQNNDIRSKIVFWSGVSIEESQRFARSHGRYTLEMLIEEKTEWAPYQTSQEYKGYWPSWDEALRNFWDPASKALAELCINDVYVYLTQERADEQCGPNCTRVWFRKEKPALLRSLHSTDNPRVRSIKKFIKAGTGSEYEGDINSLLG